One Gadus chalcogrammus isolate NIFS_2021 chromosome 4, NIFS_Gcha_1.0, whole genome shotgun sequence DNA segment encodes these proteins:
- the aebp2 gene encoding zinc finger protein AEBP2 isoform X1 translates to MAALTTDGTERGSEEPADGTGEPGAEARAPPPDHRQELPCDAEHGADMEADGGDGGDPSPGPHADKEPVPSTECGDSDGKTTEKLCEPPGESPGGPASLAGSSETQPGEQRAESGRTKPGGRPAEPGPRRRASLEISSSDGEPLSRMDSEDSISSTLMDAESGASSGRSTPAMMNGHGGGVGGGVAVGGAGPAGAGPVAMAVGPPGAGGVKPAPGYTCCWDHCHLQNPSSPDLAEHIRALHVDPQRGGVFVCLWKGCKVYNTPSTSHSWLQRHMLTHSGDKPFKCVVGGCNATFASQGGLARHVPTHFSSGGRPGSNGRLKEESPSKAGLNKRRKLKSKRRRSLRMYSVPAGSQRMSRPHDFFDAQTMDAIRHRAICLNLATHIESLGNGHSAVFHSTVIARRKEESGKVKLLLHWSPEDILPDVWVNESDRQQQKTKVVHLSKLATDTALLLDPSIYRMFF, encoded by the exons ATGGCCGCACTCACGACCGACGGAACAGAGCGAGGTTCGGAAGAACCGGCCGATGGGACCGGGGAACCCGGCGCGGAGGCCCGGGCCCCTCCGCCGGACCACCGGCAGGAACTGCCGTGCGATGCGGAGCACGGAGCCGACATGGAGGCGGACGGCGGAGACGGAGGTGACCCATCTCCCGGTCCACATGCAGACAAAGAGCCGGTGCCGTCGACGGAATGCGGTGACAGCGACGGGAAAACTACGGAGAAACTGTGCGAGCCACCGGGGGAAAGTCCGGGTGGTCCGGCGAGTTTGGCGGGTAGCAGCGAGACTCAGCCCGGAGAACAAAGAGCGGAGAGCGGCCGCACAAAGCCCGGAGGGAGGCCCGCCGAGCCCGGGCCCAGGAGGCGGGCCAGCCTGGAGATCTCCTCCTCGGACGGAGAGCCGTTGAGCCGTATGGACTCCGAGGACAG catcagcagcacccTGATGGACGCGGAGAGCGGCGCGTCCAGCGGGCGCTCCACGCCCGCCATGATGAACGGGCACGGCGGGGGGGTCGGGGGAGGGGTCGCCGTCGGGGGGGCCGGCCCTGCCGGGGCGGGGCCCGTGGCGATGGCGgtcgggcccccgggggccgggggggtgaAGCCCGCCCCCGGGTACACCTGCTGCTGGGACCACTGCCACCTCCAGAACCCCAGCAGCCCCGACCTGGCGGAGCACATCAGAGCCCTGCACGTGGACCCCcagaggggaggg gtgtttgtgtgtctgtggaaggGCTGTAAGGTGTACAACACGCCGTCCACCAGCCACAGCTGGCTGCAGAGGCACATGCTGACCCACAGCGGGGACAAACCCTTCAAG TGTGTGGTGGGTGGCTGCAACGCCACCTTCGCCTCCCAGGGGGGGCTGGCGCGCCACGTGCCCACCCACTTCAGCTCGGGGGGCCGGCCGGGGTCCAACGGCCGGCTGAAGGAGGAGAGCCCCTCCAAGGCGGGGCTCAACAAGCGGAGGAAGCTGAAGAGCAAACGAAGACGCTCCCTACGTATGTACTCCGTCCCGGCCGGGTCGCAGCGCATGT CGCGACCCCATGACTTCTTCGATGCTCAGACGATGGACGCCATTCGGCACCGGGCCATCTGCCTCAACCTGGCAACGCACATCGAGAGCCTTGGCAACGGGCACAGCGCCGTCTTCCACAGCACG GTCATCGCCCGGCGGAAAGAGGAGTCTGGGAAGGTGAAGCTGCTGCTCCACTGGAGTCCTGAGGACAT ACTCCCGGACGTGTGGGTGAACGAGAGCGACCGGCAGCAGCAGAAGACCAAGGTGGTGCACCTGTCCAAGCTGGCCACGGACACGGCCCTACTGCTGGACCCCAGCATCTACAG GATGTTCTTCTAG
- the aebp2 gene encoding zinc finger protein AEBP2 isoform X2 has product MAALTTDGTERGSEEPADGTGEPGAEARAPPPDHRQELPCDAEHGADMEADGGDGGDPSPGPHADKEPVPSTECGDSDGKTTEKLCEPPGESPGGPASLAGSSETQPGEQRAESGRTKPGGRPAEPGPRRRASLEISSSDGEPLSRMDSEDSISSTLMDAESGASSGRSTPAMMNGHGGGVGGGVAVGGAGPAGAGPVAMAVGPPGAGGVKPAPGYTCCWDHCHLQNPSSPDLAEHIRALHVDPQRGGVFVCLWKGCKVYNTPSTSHSWLQRHMLTHSGDKPFKCVVGGCNATFASQGGLARHVPTHFSSGGRPGSNGRLKEESPSKAGLNKRRKLKSKRRRSLPRPHDFFDAQTMDAIRHRAICLNLATHIESLGNGHSAVFHSTVIARRKEESGKVKLLLHWSPEDILPDVWVNESDRQQQKTKVVHLSKLATDTALLLDPSIYRMFF; this is encoded by the exons ATGGCCGCACTCACGACCGACGGAACAGAGCGAGGTTCGGAAGAACCGGCCGATGGGACCGGGGAACCCGGCGCGGAGGCCCGGGCCCCTCCGCCGGACCACCGGCAGGAACTGCCGTGCGATGCGGAGCACGGAGCCGACATGGAGGCGGACGGCGGAGACGGAGGTGACCCATCTCCCGGTCCACATGCAGACAAAGAGCCGGTGCCGTCGACGGAATGCGGTGACAGCGACGGGAAAACTACGGAGAAACTGTGCGAGCCACCGGGGGAAAGTCCGGGTGGTCCGGCGAGTTTGGCGGGTAGCAGCGAGACTCAGCCCGGAGAACAAAGAGCGGAGAGCGGCCGCACAAAGCCCGGAGGGAGGCCCGCCGAGCCCGGGCCCAGGAGGCGGGCCAGCCTGGAGATCTCCTCCTCGGACGGAGAGCCGTTGAGCCGTATGGACTCCGAGGACAG catcagcagcacccTGATGGACGCGGAGAGCGGCGCGTCCAGCGGGCGCTCCACGCCCGCCATGATGAACGGGCACGGCGGGGGGGTCGGGGGAGGGGTCGCCGTCGGGGGGGCCGGCCCTGCCGGGGCGGGGCCCGTGGCGATGGCGgtcgggcccccgggggccgggggggtgaAGCCCGCCCCCGGGTACACCTGCTGCTGGGACCACTGCCACCTCCAGAACCCCAGCAGCCCCGACCTGGCGGAGCACATCAGAGCCCTGCACGTGGACCCCcagaggggaggg gtgtttgtgtgtctgtggaaggGCTGTAAGGTGTACAACACGCCGTCCACCAGCCACAGCTGGCTGCAGAGGCACATGCTGACCCACAGCGGGGACAAACCCTTCAAG TGTGTGGTGGGTGGCTGCAACGCCACCTTCGCCTCCCAGGGGGGGCTGGCGCGCCACGTGCCCACCCACTTCAGCTCGGGGGGCCGGCCGGGGTCCAACGGCCGGCTGAAGGAGGAGAGCCCCTCCAAGGCGGGGCTCAACAAGCGGAGGAAGCTGAAGAGCAAACGAAGACGCTCCCTAC CGCGACCCCATGACTTCTTCGATGCTCAGACGATGGACGCCATTCGGCACCGGGCCATCTGCCTCAACCTGGCAACGCACATCGAGAGCCTTGGCAACGGGCACAGCGCCGTCTTCCACAGCACG GTCATCGCCCGGCGGAAAGAGGAGTCTGGGAAGGTGAAGCTGCTGCTCCACTGGAGTCCTGAGGACAT ACTCCCGGACGTGTGGGTGAACGAGAGCGACCGGCAGCAGCAGAAGACCAAGGTGGTGCACCTGTCCAAGCTGGCCACGGACACGGCCCTACTGCTGGACCCCAGCATCTACAG GATGTTCTTCTAG